One Carassius auratus strain Wakin chromosome 3, ASM336829v1, whole genome shotgun sequence genomic region harbors:
- the LOC113047211 gene encoding ATPase family AAA domain-containing protein 5 isoform X1, which produces MAGAVAMASVIEDFEGQPCKKVRKDGNAPSVKTITNYFMPKPVEKLFSPPRSNNIMDYFKKTSPAQEIKSCPFEVKESSLQPLEQVSHEIAVKPIRGQGQKRTRKAKDSKKSKEENAQVVTDDVVLIESPSESAVKESNTTVVQAQNSDKESDATEVDPDVVMITNSAESSEQKSSLKQSRRKDCANRKSAVRRNREANVGCEGTKEGDADAQESVSADKKSSTVTISFKDFLQDQSQVQEESNAIPKTDTTDTSSEGNLCTDQSDSAVGPLQASPRTLTIQAEVHPVSPDQHESVKELKVASIFSRNKKSHLKEDKSLSDPTPEVKPDVLPDLKRKSNVVLLEEDLELDVVESSPSPKSTEAERKQFMNAFKQPSLDGFKSKTNKGQSKQIHVHEKVPEEADKEDEKSLENKTDVTSSEQHEEQTSCPGGKKKRVRKSGKKGQAKKAEDAPAETPKPEETPKEVGNESSPADNDKSEKAVRELRRSTRELSRKQSAAVLNTTPQKKGRQEDTVKDDETQNTPSLASTPKARRPKKGIYRAEMLCPPDKKGSPIRIRITKVFLSSATKSGDFEISSPLSTQELNAVKKRKARKLVQKSKALQQSKKDTSKEKDAVRRSTRSKESVINYCEDEDSVVFLEDSKSTPVTSQESDQSQKKLRSLNEVLGKNKTSKTPAAYKVEKKAQRPSVVISIFDDSSREASENSQDDEQFRSRREFLKSGLPESFKKQMAKTAATREAYSQACASFQAVVHVQQRAADCCVWSLQWPTNPFLRCLKESYNSPSVPLMSLERSLDYTTVPAKRAFCHQMSCCRRPEFSEPIRQLLLEEMRISNPSFPHQRFFMRFVKKREDYIIQASASEPEDESKVSCPAGASDCVGRKRKRVDEGRTTGKVGKKPKSNHTEGDVIVIEESPPSRVQAAQNVSDTVPSGRSRRGRSLRLKQKEEAKPAVLISPVGNQSDALIIMDPPVPESSSTGDRVKEDVLWTEKYQPQHSSEVIGNMESVRRLHSWLKEWKLRADQEEKRKQQEKKQEEDSNDSWLIGEGLDDTEDHLGNTLLITGPTGVGKTAAVYACAQELGFKVFEVNSSSQRSGRQILSQLKEATQSHQVDIQGVNAQKPSYFSSYSSNSTTIKAGTSPRKLNSPRRVVSSPRKPPLSPRIAPPRRGGLAPTSLASFFRAGGRPTGKEANSQDKKTQPVLKAGRKKSAEVKEADSKECPSGTSAATKMSSEEQDKRTATSLILFEEVDVIFDDDSGFLAAIKNFMSTTKRPVILTTSDSNFVATFDGCFEEINFKSPPAADVSSYLQLLCLAENMRTDTKDLSCLLDWNRCDVRQSLMHLQFWACSGGGQQVHRPLPSSELKGDTKSDIQHQSVKAENVNEHEVPPCHTACTECLLGIPNMQTENIADLLLKHESSVPDSIKCWDLLSEVHRRGVNLLYSNMESLLLLPTRLLPQSTLKSLPTPNPQSHPEPLPQTVRLEDLEEPSDDGSPLKVSCRMRGRKKLGMSNKDVFQSDSESEDDFLSLPKTSRNPAESSNSDPANVSVNVSGAVLMKPRPIVLSEAERKKSKPVMQCLSSLAEYMDHMSFMDSSLRHQRLQTEGSCRPQDFVWTGAEVKSGMTDDIRLECVSQVNSVNVNEIHAAFGHLSFKKCKAVVSEAWDGAQHLEEEIRVEAEEELTLPVAPHKDGFSLTQTTPCDPRVMERRSEVMKSVLSSRSAGMLGNQAAAALDYLPSLRTICRSERLKEQGKIKRRFLHYLDGIHFSLPKSTVELLAAEFP; this is translated from the exons ATGGCTGGAGCCGTGGCTATGGCGTCTGTCATTGAGGATTTTGAGGGTCAG CCGTGTAAGAAAGTGAGGAAGGATGGTAATGCACCATCTGTCAAAACTATTACTAACTACTTTATGCCCAAGCCAGTGGAGAAACTGTTCTCACCACCACGATCTAACAACATTATGGACTACTTTAAGAAGACCTCGCCTGCACAAGAAATAAAAAGCTGCCCTTTCGAAGTTAAAGAAAGCTCCCTGCAACCTTTAGAGCAAGTAAGTCATGAAATCGCTGTTAAACCTATAAGAGGACAGGGGCAGAAGCGAACCAGGAAGGCCAAAGACAGCAAGAAGTCCAAAGAGGAGAATGCACAGGTGGTCACAGACGATGTTGTCTTGATAGAAAGTCCCAGTGAATCAGCTGTAAAGGAAAGCAATACTACTGTCGTTCAAGCTCAAAACTCTGATAAAGAATCCGATGCCACTGAGGTTGATCCAGATGTCGTGATGATTACGAATTCTGCAGAAAGTTCTGAACAAAAATCCTCGTTAAAACAAAGCAGGAGGAAAGACTGTGCAAACAGAAAATCTGCTGTGAGGAGAAATCGAGAGGCAAATGTTGGCTGTGAAGGAACTAAGGAAGGTGATGCTGATGCCCAAGAGTCTGTAAGTGCAGATAAGAAAAGCAGCACCGTCACGATCTCATTTAAAGATTTCCTGCAGGACCAAAGTCAAGTGCAGGAAGAGAGCAATGCGATTCCCAAGACTGACACCACTGACACATCAAGTGAAGGCAACCTTTGCACTGATCAGAGTGATTCTGCAGTCGGTCCTCTACAGGCGTCCCCACGAACTCTTACCATTCAAGCTGAGGTGCATCCCGTTTCCCCTGATCAACATGAGTCTGTCAAAGAGTTAAAAGTTGCATCTATTTTtagtagaaataaaaaaagtcacttaAAAGAGGACAAGAGTTTGTCTGATCCTACCCCGGAGGTTAAACCGGACGTATTGCCTGACCTCAAAAGGAAGTCTAACGTTGTTCTTCTTGAGGAAGATCTGGAACTCGATGTGGTGGAGTCCAGCCCCAGTCCTAAAAGCACTGAGGCAGAGAGAAAGCAGTTTATGAATGCCTTTAAGCAGCCTAGTCTTGATGGTTTCAAAAGCAAAACCAACAAGGGTCAGAGCAAGCAGATCCATGTTCATGAGAAAGTCCCGGAGGAGGCAGACAAAGAGGATGAAAAATCTCTCGAGAACAAAACTGACGTGACCAGCTCGGAGCAGCATGAAGAACAGACGAGCTGTCCTGGTGGCAAAAAGAAGCGAGTTCGGAAATCTGGGAAGAAGGGGCAAGCTAAGAAAGCTGAAGATGCACCAGCTGAAACTCCAAAACCTGAAGAAACTCCCAAAGAGGTCGGCAATGAGAGTAGCCCAGCTGATAATGACAAAAGTGAAAAGGCTGTCAGAGAGCTGAGGAGGTCGACCAGAGAGCTTTCACGCAAACAGTCAGCCGCTGTGCTAAATACCACACCACAGAAGAAAGGGAGGCAAGAGGACACAGTAAAAGATGATGAGACCCAGAATACACCCTCTCTGGCCTCTACCCCAAAAGCTCGAAGGCCCAAAAAAGGCATTTATAGAGCTGAAATGCTCTGCCCACCAGACAAGAAAGGCAGCCCTATCAG GATAAGAATCACCAAAGTATTCCTGTCCTCTGCAACAAAATCTGGTGATTTTGAAATATCAAGTCCTCTCTCAACACAG GAAttaaatgcagttaaaaaaagaaaagctaggAAGCTGGTGCAGAAAAGCAAAGCTCTTCAGCAAAGTAAAAAAGACACTAGTAAGGAGAAAGATGCTGTACGACGGTCTACAAGAAGCAAAGAGTCTGTCATAAATTACTGTGAAGATGAG GATTCTGTAGTGTTTTTGGAGGACAGCAAAAGCACTCCAGTCACGTCACAGGAAAGTGACCAAAGCCAGAAAAAGCTTCGGAGTTTGAATGAAGTATTGGGTAAAAATAAAACTTCCAAGACTCCTGCAG CTtataaagtggaaaaaaaagctCAGAGACCGTCGGTTGTCATCTCCATTTTTGATGACAGCAG TCGAGAGGCATCAGAGAATTCACAAGATGATGAACAGTTCAGATCAAGGAGAGAGTTTCTGAAGAGCGGCCTTCCGGAGTCCTTCAAAAAGCAGATGGCAAAGACAGCAGCCACCCGAGAGGCTTACAGTCAGGCCTGCGCTTCCTTCCAGGCAGTGGTTCATGTCCAGCAGAGGGCTGCAG ATTGTTGTGTTTGGAGCCTGCAGTGGCCTACGAATCCCTTCCTGAGGTGTTTGAAGGAGTCATATAATTCACCATCTGTACCACTGATGTCTTTGGAGAGGTCTTTAGATTATACTACAGTTCCCGCTAAAAGAGCCTTTTGCCACCAG atGTCCTGTTGTCGAAGACCTGAGTTTTCTGAGCCAATCAGGCAGCTTCTTTTGGAGGAGATGAGAATCTCCAATCCCTCCTTCCCTCATCAACGCTTTTTTATGCGGTTTGTTAAGAAACGTGAGGACTACATCATCCAGGCATCTGCTTCAG AACCTGAAGATGAGTCTAAGGTGTCCTGCCCTGCTGGAGCATCTGATTGTGTCGGAAGGAAAAGGAAGCGTGTTGATGAAGGAAGGACAACAGGCAAAGTGGGTAAAAAACCAAAGTCCAATCACACAGAAGGAGATGTCATAGTGATTGAAGAAAGTCCACCTTCAAGAGTTCAGGCAGCACAGAATGTCTCTGACACTGTGCCGTCTGGCAGAAGTCGAAGAGGTCGATCACTGAGACTAAAGCAGAAAGAAGAGGCCAAGCCGGCAGTGTTGATCTCACCTGTGGGAAACCAGAGTgatgctctcattataatggatcCCCCTGTCCCAGAGAGTTCAAGCACAGGAG ATCGAGTGAAAGAGGATGTGCTTTGGACAGAGAAATATCAGCCGCAGCACTCCAGTGAAGTAATTGGGAATATGGAGTCTGTCCGGAGGCTACACAG CTGGCTGAAAGAGTGGAAATTGAGAGCTGACCAGGAAGAGAAGAGGAAACAGCAGGAAAAGAAGCAAGAGGAGGACAGTAATG ACTCCTGGCTCATAGGAGAAGGCCTGGATGACACAGAAGATCATTTGGGTAACACTCTTCTTATTACTGGACCCACTGGAGTGGGCAAGACTGCTGCAGTCTATGCCTGTGCACAAGAACTTGGATTCAag GTGTTTGAGGTGAACTCCTCGTCCCAAAGGAGTGGTCGTCAGATCTTATCCCAGCTGAAGGAAGCCACTCAGTCCCACCAGGTGGACATCCAGGGTGTCAACGCTCAAAAACCATCATACTTCAGCAGTTATAGCAGCAACAGCACCACCATCAAAGCCGGCACCTCTCCCA GGAAGTTGAACTCCCCCAGAAGGGTTGTATCATCACCCAGGAAGCCTCCTCTGTCCCCTCGAATTGCTCCACCCAGAAGAGGAGGCTTGGCTCCGACATCTCTAGCCAGTTTCTTCAGAGCAGGTGGAAGGCCCACTGGGAAAGAAGCAAACAGTCAAGACAAGAAAACACAACCTG TCTTAAAAGCAGGTCGGAAAAAGTCAGCTGAAGTAAAAGAGGCTGACAGCAAAGAGTGCCCCAGTGGAACTTCAGCGGCCACCAAGATGTCCTCTGAAGAGCAGGACAAGAGGACTGCCACATCCCTCATCTTATTCGAGGAGGTGGACGTCATATTTGATGATGACTCTGGATTTTTGGCTGCAATTAAAAACTTCATGTCTACAACTAAGAGACCAGTTATTCTAACAACCAGTG ATTCAAACTTTGTTGCTACATTTGATGGGTGCTTTGAGGAAATCAATTTCAAATCTCCTCCAGCA GCGGATGTGTCCAGTTATCTCCAGCTGCTGTGTCTGGCAGAAAACATGCGAACAGACACCAAGGACCTGTCCTGTCTGCTGGACTGGAACAGGTGTGATGTTCGTCAAAGCCTCATGCACCTGCAGTTCTGGGCCTGCAGTGGAGGTGGACAGCAGGTGCATCGGCCTTTGCCTTCCTCGG AGCTAAAAGGGGACACCAAGAGTGACATTCAGCATCAGTCTGTCAAAGCTGAGAATGTAAATGAGCATGAAGTACCACCCTGCCACACTGCGTGCACAGAGTGTTTGCTGGGGATCCCAAATATGCAGACAGAAAATATAGCAGATTTACTGCTAAAG CATGAGTCTTCAGTACCAGACAGCATTAAGTGCTGGGATCTTCTCTCAGAGGTCCATAGAAGGGGAGTGAATCTTCTCTACTCGAATATGGAGAGTCTTCTTCTTCTGCCAACTCGTCTTTTACCACAGTCCACACTCAAATCACTACCAACACCAAACCCACAGTCCCATCCTGAGCCATTACCTCAGACAGTGAGGTTGGAAGATTTGGAAGAGCCCTCTGATGACGGTAGTCCCCTTAAAGTGTCCTGCAGAATGAGGGGGCGGAAAAAGTTGGGCATGAGCAATAAAGACGTGTTCCAGTCTGATTCAGAGTCAGAGGATGACTTCCTCTCACTGCCAAAAACCAGCCGAAACCCTGCTGAAAGCAGTAATTCGGATCCAGCTAATGTGTCTGTGAATGTGTCTGGAGCTGTGCTGATGAAACCAAGGCCTATTGTGTTATCTGAAGCTGAAAGGAAGAAGAGCAAGCCAGTGATGCAGTGCCTAAGCAGTTTAGCAGAGTACATGGAccacatgtccttcatggactccTCACTGCGCCACCAGCGGCTGCAGACGGAGGGTTCCTGCAGACCACAGGACTTTGTCTGGACTGGTGCAGAGGTCAAGAGTGGGATGACCGATGACATTCGGTTAGAGTGTGTCAGCCAAGTAAACAGTGTGAATGTCAATGAAATCCATGCTGCCTTTGGCCATTTGAGTTTTAAGAAGTGCAAGGCTGTTGTCTCCGAAGCCTGGGATGGGGCACAGCACCTGGAGGAGGAGATCAGAGTAGAGGCAGAGGAGGAGCTCACCCTCCCTGTGGCTCCACACAAAGATGGCTTCAGCCTCACTCAAACTACACCTTGTGACCCAAG GGTGATGGAGAGGAGAAGTGAGGTGATGAAGTCGGTGCTCTCCTCCAGATCAGCTGGGATGCTTGGAAACCAGGCAGCAGCTGCTTTGGACTACCTGCCCTCTCTACGCACCATCTGTAGGTCAGAGAGACTGAAGGAGCAGGGAAAGATCAAACGCAG GTTCTTGCACTATTTGGACGGTATACACTTCAGTCTTCCTAAAAGCACAGTGGAGTTGCTGGCGGCAGAGTTTCCTTAA